The Streptomyces sp. NL15-2K genome contains a region encoding:
- a CDS encoding SDR family oxidoreductase yields the protein MRVLLTGHQGYLGTVMAPVLTAAGHEVVGLDSGLFADCVLGPTPADPQGHRVDLRDVTADHVAGVDAVIHLAALSNDPLGSLAPELTYDINHHASVRLARLARDAGVRRFLYASTCSVYGAAGGDDLVGEDAPLRPVTPYAESKVRVEDDLHALADGDFTPVFMRNATAFGFSPRLRADIVLNNLVGHALLSGEVLVLSDGTPWRPLVHAADIARAFTAALTAPREAVHDRAFNIGSEINNVTVAEIADQVAEAVSGAKVVITGETGADPRSYRVDFSRFRAAVPGFDCEWTVKQGALELADAYGKFGLTREGFEQRFTRLAVLRAASDAGTVDDTLRWRR from the coding sequence TTGCGCGTACTGCTCACCGGACACCAGGGCTACCTGGGCACCGTGATGGCCCCGGTCCTCACGGCCGCCGGACACGAAGTCGTCGGCCTCGACTCCGGCCTGTTCGCCGACTGTGTCCTCGGCCCGACGCCCGCCGACCCGCAGGGGCACCGGGTCGACCTGCGTGACGTCACAGCGGACCACGTGGCCGGGGTGGACGCCGTGATCCACCTGGCCGCGCTCTCGAACGACCCGCTGGGATCGCTGGCGCCGGAGCTCACCTACGACATCAACCACCACGCGTCCGTACGGCTGGCCCGGCTGGCCCGCGACGCCGGAGTGCGGCGCTTCCTGTACGCGTCGACGTGCTCGGTCTACGGCGCCGCCGGCGGCGACGACCTGGTGGGCGAGGACGCCCCGCTGCGCCCGGTGACGCCGTACGCCGAGTCCAAGGTGCGGGTGGAGGACGACCTGCACGCGCTCGCCGACGGCGACTTCACCCCCGTGTTCATGCGCAACGCCACCGCCTTCGGCTTCTCGCCCCGGCTGCGCGCCGACATCGTGCTGAACAACCTGGTGGGCCACGCGCTCCTGTCCGGTGAGGTCCTGGTGCTCTCCGACGGCACCCCGTGGCGCCCGCTGGTGCACGCCGCCGACATCGCACGGGCCTTCACGGCCGCACTGACCGCGCCGCGCGAGGCCGTGCACGACCGGGCGTTCAACATCGGCAGCGAGATCAACAACGTCACGGTCGCCGAGATCGCCGACCAGGTCGCCGAGGCGGTGTCCGGCGCCAAGGTGGTGATCACCGGGGAGACCGGTGCCGATCCGCGGTCGTACCGGGTGGACTTCTCCCGGTTCCGCGCCGCGGTGCCCGGCTTCGACTGCGAGTGGACGGTGAAGCAGGGCGCGCTCGAACTCGCCGACGCCTACGGCAAGTTCGGCCTGACCCGAGAGGGCTTCGAGCAACGCTTCACCCGCCTCGCCGTGCTGCGCGCGGCGTCCGACGCCGGCACCGTCGACGACACGCTGCGGTGGCGCCGGTGA
- a CDS encoding PIG-L deacetylase family protein gives MIRLETGRLNRIAAVGAHCDDIAIGAGGTLLTLCRARPGIRIDALVLSGGGSEREQEERAALTAFCPGADLRLTVHKLPDGRLPAHWEEAKSAVEELRERTDPDVVLAPRTDDAHQDHRGLARLIPTAFRDHLVLGYEIVKWDGDLGRMAAYQPLSPEIAEQKVRLLQEHYPSQRHRPWYDREAFLGLARIRGIECHERYAEAFAVTKLVLDLGD, from the coding sequence ATGATCCGGCTCGAAACCGGGCGGCTGAATCGGATCGCCGCAGTGGGCGCGCACTGCGACGACATCGCCATCGGCGCCGGCGGCACGCTGCTGACACTGTGCCGCGCGCGGCCGGGTATCCGTATCGACGCGCTGGTGCTCTCCGGCGGCGGCAGCGAGCGCGAGCAGGAGGAGCGGGCCGCGCTCACCGCCTTCTGCCCGGGCGCCGACCTGCGGCTGACCGTGCACAAGCTGCCGGACGGCCGGCTGCCCGCGCACTGGGAAGAGGCCAAGTCCGCCGTCGAGGAGCTGCGCGAGCGGACCGACCCGGATGTGGTCCTCGCCCCGCGTACCGACGACGCGCACCAGGACCACCGCGGCCTGGCGCGGCTGATACCGACCGCGTTCCGCGACCACCTGGTCCTCGGCTACGAGATCGTCAAGTGGGACGGCGATCTCGGCCGCATGGCGGCGTACCAGCCGCTGTCGCCGGAGATCGCCGAACAGAAGGTACGGCTGCTGCAGGAGCACTACCCCTCGCAGCGCCACCGGCCCTGGTACGACCGCGAGGCCTTCCTCGGCCTGGCCCGGATCCGCGGCATCGAATGCCACGAGCGTTACGCCGAGGCGTTCGCCGTCACCAAACTCGTTCTCGACCTGGGGGATTGA
- a CDS encoding glucose-1-phosphate cytidylyltransferase codes for MKVVLFCGGYGMRMRNGTSDDVPKPMAMVGPRPLIWHVMRYYAHFGHTEFILCLGYGAHHIKDFFLNYEETTSNDFVLRGGRTELLSTDISDWTITFAQTGIESPIGERLRRVRHHLDGDEMFLANYADVLTDAPLPEMIENFARRDAGASMMVVPPQSSFHCVDLGEDGLVGGITAVSELPLWENGGYFVLRQEVFDHIPENGDLVADGCAQLAKRGRLVAHQHRGFWKPTDTVKERAALDDAYARGDRPWAVWERDRAGVRA; via the coding sequence ATGAAGGTCGTTCTGTTCTGCGGCGGTTACGGGATGCGGATGCGCAACGGAACCTCCGACGACGTGCCCAAGCCGATGGCGATGGTCGGCCCCCGACCGCTGATCTGGCACGTCATGCGCTACTACGCGCACTTCGGGCACACGGAGTTCATCCTGTGCCTCGGGTACGGGGCCCACCACATCAAGGACTTCTTCCTCAACTACGAGGAGACGACGTCCAACGACTTCGTGCTGCGGGGCGGGCGGACCGAGCTGCTGTCCACCGACATCTCGGACTGGACGATCACGTTCGCGCAGACCGGCATCGAGTCACCGATCGGGGAGCGGCTGCGCCGGGTGCGGCACCACCTGGACGGCGACGAGATGTTCCTCGCCAACTACGCCGACGTGCTCACCGATGCCCCGCTGCCGGAGATGATCGAGAACTTCGCCCGGCGCGACGCCGGTGCGTCGATGATGGTGGTCCCGCCGCAGTCCTCGTTCCACTGCGTCGACTTGGGCGAGGACGGCCTGGTCGGGGGCATCACCGCGGTGAGCGAACTGCCGCTGTGGGAGAACGGCGGCTACTTCGTGCTCCGCCAGGAGGTCTTCGACCACATACCGGAGAACGGGGACCTGGTCGCCGACGGATGCGCCCAACTGGCCAAGCGCGGACGGCTGGTGGCGCACCAGCACCGCGGCTTCTGGAAGCCGACCGACACCGTGAAGGAGCGGGCCGCGCTCGACGACGCCTACGCCCGGGGCGACCGCCCCTGGGCCGTGTGGGAGCGGGACCGCGCGGGGGTGAGGGCATGA
- a CDS encoding class I SAM-dependent methyltransferase, translating into MTRCRLCGSATLASVVDLGATPPCESFLAADQLDQPEPAYPLHLRVCTDCWLAQIPPLITPEETFKEYAYFSSYSTSWVEHARTFVADAVPRVGLGPDAFVVEVASNDGYLLKHVVDRGIRCLGIEPSVNVGAVAREAGVPTLTEFLSPDTGSAVRAEHGPADLVVANNVYAHIPDVVGFTQGLRALVADDGWVSIEVQHLLTLIEENQYDTIYHEHFQYYTVAAAIRALASGGLALVDVELLPTHGGSIRLWARPTEVAGEPTQRVADVLAREKAAGLQELSGYTEFSARVAKVRRDLLRFLIEAAERGETVVGYGAPGKGNTLLNHCGIRPDLLAYTVDRNPYKHGRFTPGTRIPILPPEQIAADKPDYVLVLPWNLRAELVEQLSYVHDWGGRLVFPIPELSIVEVASWKGTA; encoded by the coding sequence ATGACACGATGCCGACTGTGCGGCTCGGCGACGCTGGCGAGCGTCGTCGACCTGGGGGCGACGCCGCCGTGCGAGAGCTTTCTCGCCGCGGACCAACTGGATCAACCGGAGCCGGCGTACCCGCTGCACCTGCGCGTCTGCACCGACTGCTGGCTGGCGCAGATCCCGCCGCTGATCACGCCGGAGGAGACGTTCAAGGAGTACGCGTACTTCTCCTCCTACTCGACCTCCTGGGTGGAGCACGCGCGCACGTTCGTCGCCGATGCCGTACCGCGGGTGGGACTCGGCCCCGACGCCTTCGTGGTCGAGGTCGCGAGCAACGACGGATACCTGCTGAAGCACGTGGTGGACCGGGGGATCCGCTGCCTCGGCATCGAGCCGTCGGTGAACGTCGGGGCCGTGGCGCGCGAGGCGGGCGTGCCCACGCTCACGGAGTTCCTGAGCCCGGACACCGGCTCGGCCGTCCGCGCCGAACACGGCCCGGCGGACCTGGTCGTGGCCAACAACGTGTACGCGCACATCCCCGACGTGGTCGGGTTCACCCAGGGCCTACGCGCCCTGGTCGCCGACGACGGCTGGGTCTCCATCGAGGTGCAGCACCTGCTGACCCTGATCGAGGAGAACCAGTACGACACGATCTACCACGAGCACTTCCAGTACTACACGGTCGCCGCCGCGATCCGGGCCCTGGCGAGCGGCGGACTCGCGCTCGTGGACGTCGAGTTGCTGCCCACGCACGGCGGTTCCATCCGGCTGTGGGCCCGGCCGACCGAGGTCGCCGGTGAGCCGACGCAGCGGGTGGCCGACGTGCTGGCCCGGGAGAAGGCCGCCGGGCTGCAGGAGCTGTCCGGATACACCGAGTTCTCCGCCCGGGTGGCCAAGGTGCGCCGGGACCTGCTGCGGTTCCTCATCGAGGCGGCCGAGCGCGGCGAGACGGTCGTCGGCTACGGCGCCCCGGGCAAGGGCAACACCCTGCTCAACCACTGCGGCATCCGGCCCGACCTGCTCGCGTACACGGTCGACCGCAACCCCTACAAGCACGGCCGGTTCACCCCGGGCACCCGCATCCCGATCCTGCCGCCCGAGCAGATAGCCGCCGACAAACCGGACTACGTCCTCGTCCTCCCGTGGAACCTGCGGGCCGAGCTGGTCGAGCAGCTGTCGTACGTGCACGACTGGGGCGGCCGCCTGGTCTTCCCCATCCCGGAACTGAGCATCGTCGAGGTCGCGTCTTGGAAGGGCACAGCATGA
- a CDS encoding glycosyltransferase codes for MHVLVVHNRYSSAQPSGENRVVDEEVELLRAAGHRVEVFERRSDDIAGRSLLGKVAVPLLVPWNPAVRSELTAKLRAERPDVVHVHNVFPLLSPAVLAACADAGVPAVATLHNYTQICPPGTLQRDGRLCTECVGSAAPLPAVRHGCYRSSRLATVPLAVSLSVNRRRWWSGVERFFCISEAQRDVLVRSGMPAELLTVKHNFVPDPGACRVGDGEQLLFLGRLAEAKGVRLLMAAWDEIAADGGVGVPLVLAGAGPLEPEVTAWAAGRDDVRYAGLLDPAQVRQAVARSVAVVAPSMALETFGLVVAEAMAAGVPAVAAGHGAFVELVEDGVTGLLHRPGERDSLASCIRRIAAEPDRNREMGQAARRRYEKGFSPAVGLERLVEEYRSAIAGRTESSGPNQWRTESMGDGINGGQ; via the coding sequence ATGCACGTCCTTGTGGTGCACAACCGCTACTCCTCGGCGCAGCCGAGCGGGGAGAACCGGGTCGTCGACGAGGAGGTGGAGCTGCTGCGCGCGGCCGGCCACCGGGTCGAGGTGTTCGAGCGGCGCAGCGACGACATCGCCGGCCGGTCCCTGCTCGGCAAGGTCGCGGTGCCGCTGCTCGTGCCGTGGAACCCGGCGGTCCGCTCGGAGCTCACCGCCAAGCTCCGCGCCGAGCGGCCGGACGTGGTGCACGTCCACAACGTCTTCCCGCTCCTGTCGCCCGCGGTCCTCGCCGCCTGCGCCGACGCGGGCGTGCCCGCCGTCGCCACGCTGCACAACTACACCCAGATCTGCCCGCCCGGCACGCTGCAACGGGACGGCCGGCTGTGCACCGAGTGCGTCGGTTCCGCGGCGCCGCTGCCCGCCGTCCGGCACGGCTGCTACCGCAGCTCCCGCCTCGCGACGGTGCCGCTCGCGGTGAGCCTGTCGGTCAACCGGCGGCGGTGGTGGTCCGGTGTGGAGCGGTTCTTCTGCATCTCCGAGGCGCAGCGCGACGTCCTGGTGCGGTCCGGCATGCCGGCCGAGCTGCTGACGGTGAAGCACAACTTCGTACCCGATCCCGGCGCCTGCCGAGTGGGCGACGGAGAGCAACTGCTCTTTCTCGGCCGGCTCGCGGAGGCCAAGGGGGTGCGGCTGCTCATGGCCGCGTGGGACGAGATCGCGGCGGACGGCGGTGTGGGCGTGCCGCTCGTGCTCGCCGGCGCGGGGCCGCTGGAGCCGGAGGTGACCGCCTGGGCGGCGGGGCGGGACGACGTGCGGTACGCCGGTCTGCTCGACCCCGCTCAGGTCCGGCAGGCCGTCGCGCGGTCGGTCGCCGTGGTGGCTCCGTCGATGGCCCTGGAGACGTTCGGCCTGGTGGTCGCGGAGGCGATGGCGGCGGGGGTCCCGGCCGTCGCCGCCGGTCACGGCGCCTTCGTCGAACTCGTCGAGGACGGGGTGACCGGGCTGCTGCACCGGCCGGGCGAGCGCGACTCGCTCGCGTCGTGCATACGCCGGATCGCGGCCGAACCGGACCGCAACCGGGAGATGGGCCAGGCGGCCCGGCGCCGTTACGAGAAGGGCTTCAGCCCGGCCGTCGGGCTCGAGCGCCTGGTGGAGGAGTACCGCAGCGCGATCGCGGGGCGGACGGAATCAAGCGGACCGAATCAATGGCGGACCGAATCAATGGGGGACGGAATCAATGGGGGGCAGTAG
- a CDS encoding O-antigen ligase domain-containing protein has translation MDRDPATTPKTVGIVWLLLGLNTLGSAGAKTIVPLPRSLIQLVTMGSLVVAFALALALNARLRIRPSAFVFLLTLLLVPSVISSVHLESGFGALFRCTRLALFVGTLWLVSRWWDGSLTFVRYHIRMYFAVLVSVAAGLAISPGAAMPELYGGRLVGALWPLTPPQIGQYTAVIIGLTVLLLLGRQVDKAGAAVVIVPSLVLLALTHTRTATVGLLVGLTVAIGSLLLTSAAARRFFAWSVLVVTVAGVGFASALQAWFLRGQTKEYFTSLTGRAKVWDALLAAPRTTAERFFGVGLGDKSFGGLPIDNSWLAVYNEQGLIGVTLVAAVILVLGGVALLRPPSLPRACALFLISYVAISSYTEAGLGDASPYLLHLALAASLLAAPAAATPLPTPPVPRPRIPRWARDREVS, from the coding sequence ATGGACCGTGACCCCGCCACCACACCGAAGACCGTCGGGATCGTCTGGCTGCTGCTGGGCCTCAACACGCTCGGCTCCGCCGGGGCGAAGACCATCGTCCCGCTGCCCCGCTCCCTCATCCAGCTGGTCACCATGGGCTCGCTGGTCGTCGCGTTCGCGCTGGCGCTCGCGCTCAATGCGCGGCTGCGCATCAGACCCAGCGCCTTCGTGTTCCTGCTCACCCTGCTGCTGGTGCCGAGCGTGATCTCCAGCGTGCACCTGGAGTCCGGGTTCGGAGCGCTGTTCCGCTGCACTCGGCTGGCCCTCTTCGTCGGCACGCTGTGGCTGGTCAGCCGCTGGTGGGACGGCAGCCTCACCTTCGTCCGCTACCACATCCGGATGTATTTCGCGGTGCTGGTGTCGGTGGCCGCGGGCCTGGCCATCTCACCGGGCGCGGCCATGCCCGAGCTGTACGGCGGACGCCTCGTCGGCGCGCTGTGGCCGCTCACCCCGCCGCAGATCGGGCAGTACACGGCGGTGATCATCGGGCTGACCGTGCTGCTTCTCCTGGGCCGCCAGGTAGACAAGGCCGGCGCGGCGGTGGTCATCGTTCCGTCTCTCGTCCTGCTCGCGCTCACCCACACCCGGACGGCCACCGTCGGCCTGCTCGTCGGGTTGACGGTGGCGATCGGCTCGCTCCTGCTGACCAGCGCCGCCGCTCGCCGGTTCTTCGCGTGGTCGGTGCTGGTGGTCACGGTGGCCGGGGTGGGGTTCGCCTCCGCGCTCCAGGCGTGGTTCCTGCGCGGGCAGACCAAGGAGTACTTCACCAGCCTCACCGGCCGGGCCAAGGTCTGGGACGCCCTGCTGGCAGCGCCCCGGACGACCGCGGAGAGGTTCTTCGGCGTGGGCCTGGGCGACAAGTCGTTCGGAGGGCTGCCGATCGACAACAGCTGGCTGGCCGTCTACAACGAGCAGGGTCTGATCGGTGTCACTCTCGTGGCGGCCGTCATCCTCGTGCTCGGCGGCGTCGCGCTGCTGCGGCCGCCGTCGCTGCCGAGGGCCTGCGCGCTCTTCCTGATCAGCTACGTCGCGATCTCGTCGTACACCGAGGCCGGCCTCGGGGACGCCTCGCCGTATCTGCTGCACCTGGCCCTGGCCGCCTCGCTGCTCGCGGCACCCGCCGCGGCCACACCGCTCCCGACACCCCCAGTCCCACGACCACGTATCCCGCGCTGGGCCCGGGATCGGGAGGTGAGCTGA
- a CDS encoding right-handed parallel beta-helix repeat-containing protein, whose translation MGIKWRRWALPAAPLALALLAATGCTSSPDAPGKPTASPSRSGAASPSRSGAPSSVARVCAKPETGPAKAPAGAVTVDPDVVGDLAEKTKSNPPGTTFWLRPGTHRLEPERYAQVMPKKGNRYLGAPGAVLDGRKKNAYAFSGTARDVTIRYLTVQRFVAPPDEGVVNHDMADGWVIEHATIQNNDGAGLMAGARQQVRSNCLRDNGQYGMNAYKTGNTIRDLVVEGNEVVGNNTGDWERRKPGCGCTGGIKFWAVNGAEIRGNWVHDNRGPGLWADTNNNDFRIENNLIEENDGAALIYEISYNAVIRNNTIRRNNWVEGRRSAERGDDFPFATVYLSEAGGEPRVKARTDKIDVYRNVLENNWNGITLWENADRFCNSPANTSSGDCTLLVKDKDRCAQPAIAGAPLYADCRWKTQRVDIHDNRFVLDKSVVKCTEKCDRMAVLANYGTYPDWSPYKGTRVAEAITRKQDNRWHDNVYRGSWNFVVQDPSQVLDSGQWQGPPYKQDAGSTFAQGAGG comes from the coding sequence GTGGGGATCAAGTGGCGACGCTGGGCGTTGCCCGCGGCACCGCTGGCGCTGGCCCTGCTGGCGGCGACCGGCTGTACGAGCTCGCCGGACGCACCGGGGAAGCCGACCGCTTCGCCGTCCAGGTCCGGGGCCGCGTCACCGTCCAGGTCCGGGGCCCCGTCATCCGTGGCCCGGGTGTGCGCCAAGCCCGAGACCGGGCCCGCGAAGGCGCCGGCGGGCGCGGTGACGGTCGACCCCGACGTGGTCGGTGACCTGGCTGAGAAGACCAAGAGCAACCCCCCGGGGACCACGTTCTGGCTGCGACCGGGCACGCACCGCCTCGAGCCGGAGCGCTACGCCCAGGTCATGCCCAAGAAGGGGAACCGCTACCTCGGTGCGCCGGGCGCGGTCCTCGACGGCCGGAAGAAGAACGCGTACGCGTTCAGCGGCACCGCCCGCGACGTCACCATCCGCTACCTGACCGTGCAGCGCTTCGTCGCACCGCCCGACGAGGGCGTCGTCAACCACGACATGGCCGACGGGTGGGTGATCGAGCACGCCACGATCCAGAACAACGACGGCGCCGGGCTGATGGCCGGCGCCCGCCAGCAGGTCCGCTCCAACTGCCTGCGCGACAACGGCCAGTACGGAATGAACGCGTACAAGACCGGCAACACCATCCGTGACCTGGTGGTCGAGGGCAACGAGGTCGTCGGCAACAACACCGGCGACTGGGAGCGGCGCAAGCCCGGCTGCGGCTGCACCGGAGGCATCAAGTTCTGGGCCGTCAACGGCGCCGAGATACGCGGCAATTGGGTGCACGACAACCGCGGACCCGGGCTGTGGGCGGACACCAACAACAACGACTTCCGCATCGAGAACAACCTGATCGAGGAGAACGACGGCGCCGCGCTGATCTACGAGATCAGCTACAACGCAGTCATCCGGAACAACACGATCCGGCGGAACAACTGGGTCGAGGGCCGCAGGTCCGCCGAGCGCGGCGACGACTTCCCGTTCGCGACCGTCTACTTGTCCGAGGCCGGCGGCGAACCACGGGTCAAAGCCCGCACGGACAAGATCGACGTCTACCGGAACGTGCTGGAGAACAACTGGAACGGGATCACCCTGTGGGAGAACGCCGACCGGTTCTGCAACAGCCCGGCCAACACCTCGTCCGGTGACTGCACGCTGCTGGTGAAGGACAAGGACCGCTGCGCGCAACCGGCGATCGCCGGCGCACCGCTCTACGCCGACTGCCGTTGGAAGACCCAGCGGGTGGACATCCACGACAACCGCTTCGTCCTGGACAAGTCCGTCGTCAAGTGCACGGAGAAGTGCGACCGCATGGCGGTGCTCGCCAACTACGGCACCTACCCGGACTGGTCGCCGTACAAGGGCACGCGGGTGGCCGAGGCGATCACCCGCAAACAGGACAACCGCTGGCACGACAACGTCTACCGCGGATCGTGGAATTTCGTCGTCCAGGACCCGAGCCAGGTGCTCGACTCAGGGCAGTGGCAGGGCCCGCCGTACAAGCAGGACGCGGGCAGCACCTTCGCGCAAGGGGCCGGTGGTTGA